Proteins from one Coffea arabica cultivar ET-39 chromosome 8c, Coffea Arabica ET-39 HiFi, whole genome shotgun sequence genomic window:
- the LOC113706847 gene encoding uncharacterized protein, protein MEGGNDGGGTRIVPESVMEAVKRTSINIEEVGIFFDDFLSLCDNDVLSQMNPLERAQSLLLLAKITTTLFSLRLRCNGVNPDEHAVKSEHERLSLYQEKVQRCIELSKAPLRPSATINAQAATRFIEHSLPDLTREQKQSMREISRRQGTTIKHSERSVHKKRKYGSPEKQPVQTAAKEFLEKAARELLGDNKGSLKGPVQLEDSDAEIDELFGDCRTDRNEPVLIDDSDDDGQHVN, encoded by the exons ATGGAAGGTGGAAATGATGGTGGTGGAACAAGAATTGTACCAGAATCAGTCATGGAGGCAGTCAAGAGAACCTCAATCAACATTGAGGAAGTTGGGATCTTTTTTGACGATTTCCTGTCCCTCTGTGACAATGATGTCTTGTCCCAGATGAACCCTCTTGAAAGGGCTCAGTCCCTTCTCTTGCTTGCCAAAATTACCACGACCCTTTTCAGTT TGAGGTTGAGATGCAATGGAGTGAACCCAGACGAGCACGCTGTCAAGTCAGAGCAT GAGAGGTTGAGCTTGTACCAGGAAAAAGTTCAGCGGTGTATAGAGTTGAGTAAAG CGCCACTGCGTCCTTCAGCCACCATAAATGCCCAAGCAGCGACCCGCTTCATTGAGCATTCTTTGCCTGATCTCACCAGGG AGCAGAAGCAAAGCATGAGGGAGATCAGTAGAAGACAGGGTACTACAATAAAGCATTCTGAAAGAAGTGTGCATAAGAAGAGAAAATATGGGTCACCAGAGAAGCAACCTGTTCAAACTGCTGCCAAAGAATTCCTTGAGAAGGCAGCTCGTGAGCTTCTTGGTGATAATAAAGGCAGTTTAAAGGGTCCTGTACAACTTGAGGATTCAGATGCAGAGATAGATGAGCTTTTTGGTGACTGTAGAACTGATAGAAATGAACCTGTACTCATTGATGATTCAGATGATGATGGCCAACATGTCAATTGA
- the LOC113706846 gene encoding GDP-Man:Man(3)GlcNAc(2)-PP-Dol alpha-1,2-mannosyltransferase-like, whose product MATAILLWIPIAAISTILALILKLASTIFSCRRYRKKAIGLFHPFTNDGGGGERVLWCAVKAIQEEYPDLDCVIYTGDYRDASPESLADRALKRFGVQLHHPLKVVHLYKRKWVDEATYPRFTMIGQSLGSVYLSWEALCKFTPLYYFDTCGYAFTYPVARVFGCKVICYTHYPTISLDMLSRVHGRNSMYNNDTLIAKSSFLSHCKVIYYMLFSWMYGIVGSYAHLAMVNSSWTKSHIEKLWGIPDRIQRVYPPCDTSGLQALPLERPMTPPKIISVSQFRPEKAHPIQLEAFAVAITKLDLNLPRPKLQLVGSCRNEADERRLQELQDLAVELKVADDVEFHKNVMYSDLVKLLGGAVAGIHSMIDEHFGICVVEYMAAGAVPIAHNSAGPKMDIVSAEDGEQTGFLAENVQEYAEAIFKVIVMPESKRCVMAAAARRRASRFSEDRFFEDFRAAIRPILCQTSR is encoded by the exons ATGGCGACCGCTATTCTTCTCTGGATTCCTATAGCTGCGATCTCCACGATTCTGGCCTTAATTCTAAAGCTAGCATCGACCATCTTCAGTTGCCGGAGATATAGAAAGAAGGCCATCGGACTTTTCCACCCTTTCACCAACGACGGCGGCGGAGGAGAGAGAGTTCTCTGGTGTGCCGTCAAAGCTATCCAAGAAGAGTACCCCGATCTGGACTGCGTTATTTACACTGGAGACTATCGTGATGCCTCTCCTGAAAGCCTCGCTGATAGAGCTCTCAAACGATTTGGTGTCCAATTACACCACCCCCTTAAG GTGGTGCATCTCTACAAGAGGAAGTGGGTTGATGAAGCAACCTATCCACGGTTCACTATGATTGGACAAAGTCTTGGTTCAGTTTACCTCTCATGGGAAGCTTTATGCAAGTTTACTCCTTTGTATTATTTTGATACCTGTGGCTATGCCTTTACTTATCCAGTTGCCAGGGTATTTGGATGTAAAGTGATTTGCTACACACATTATCCAACTATCAGTTTGGACATGCTATCTCGTGTTCATGGACGGAATTCTATGTACAATAATGACACACTGATTGCTAAGAG TTCCTTTCTATCCCATTGCAAAGTCATATACTACATGCTTTTTAGCTGGATGTATGGCATTGTTGGCTCATATGCACACCTTGCAATGGTGAATTCTTCATGGACAAAGTCTCATATTGAAAAGCTTTGGGGAATTCCAGATCGCATTCAGCGTGTTTACCCTCCTTGTGACACTTCAGGGCTTCAG GCACTTCCATTGGAGAGGCCTATGACACCACCCAAGATTATTTCTGTGTCTCAATTTCGGCCAGAGAAG GCACATCCTATTCAGCTGGAGGCATTTGCTGTTGCGATTACAAAGTTGGATTTAAATCTTCCAAGGCCCAAACTTCAGCTTGTGGGTAGTTGTAGAAATGAAGCAGATGAGAGAAGGTTGCAAGAGTTGCAGGACCTAGCTGTTGAATTAAAGGTGGCAGATGATGTGGAGTTTCATAAGAATGTGATGTATAG TGATTTGGTTAAGCTTTTGGGTGGTGCGGTTGCAGGAATTCATTCAATGATAGATGAGCATTTTGGAATATGTGTTGTGGAGTACATGGCCGCTGGGGCAGTACCAATAG CCCATAATTCGGCTGGCCCCAAGATGGATATTGTGTCAGCAGAAGATGGGGAACAAACTGGATTCCTTGCCGAAAATGTGCAAGAATATGCAGAGGCCATTTTCAAGGTCATTGTGATGCCTGAATCCAAGAGATGTGTCATGGCAGCAGCTGCAAGGAGAAGGGCCTCAAGGTTCTCAGAGGATAGATTTTTCGAGGACTTTAGAGCTGCTATCAGACCTATCTTATGCCAAACTTCAAGATGA
- the LOC140013262 gene encoding uncharacterized protein, which produces MAERWKVTLANHTAMAAYLTQELGVICTGTQSQSKFYRVVDKWRLFTHLRGDSAKAETGIGWDEEHRCFVAGKEQWGYLYKLDKSYVEFQHPNSADLMILWDEVMDGKHATGTRAQFLAQFVPPQFVPPRIRRRRGDSTLKGKGVASSSVINPADSKGTSDDTDSPIMSNPGKRPLGSASQSSENEDSRGTKSRRSGSENYQEALSNFNRFSSIACSERESKEKYSIEVAKKAVEDLKLDDTVHMYVLKELLDGEFRALFISFSESEQITWINLFIVPKIVGK; this is translated from the exons ATGGCAGAAAGATGGAAGGTAACCTTGGCAAATCACACTGCAATGGCTGCCTACTTGACCCAAGAATTGGGGGTTATTTGCACTGGAACTCAATCCCAGTCGAAGTTCTATCGTGTGGTCGACAAATGGAGACTCTTCACACACCTCCGAGGTGATTCTGCCAAGGCAGAGACGGGGATAGGATGGGACGAGGAACATAGATGCTTTGTAGCTGGAAAAGAGCAATGGGGATATTTGTACAAG CTCGACAAAAGTTATGTGGAATTCCAGCACCCAAATAGTGCTGATTTGATGATCCTATGGGATGAGGTGATGGACGGCAAGCATGCCACAGGCACCCGTGCTCAATTTTTGGCCCAATTCGTGCCACCCCAATTTGTGCCTCCTCGTATCCGTAGACGTAGGGGTGATTCGACCCTCAAAGGCAAAGGAGTTGCCTCTAGTTCTGTCATCAACCCAGCAGATTCTAAGGGCACATCGGACGATACTGATAGCCCAATTATGAGTAATCCCGGCAAACGACCGTTGGGTAGTGCTTCACAAAGTTCGGAGAATGAAGACTCAAGAGGAACCAAGTCCCGAAGGTCGGGTTCGGAGAACTACCAAGAGGCACTGAGCAACTTCAATAGATTTTCTTCGATTGCATGTTCCGAAAGAGAATCGAAGGAGAAGTATTCAATTGAGGTTGCTAAGAAAGCAGTTGAGGACCTGAAGTTGGACGATACTGTACACATGTATGTCTTGAAAGAATTGTTGGATGGGGAGTTCCGGGCTTTATTTATTAGCTTCAGTGAGAGTGAGCAGATAACATGGATTAATTTGTTCATCGTGCCAAAGATCGTCGGCAAGTAA
- the LOC140013490 gene encoding uncharacterized protein, which yields MANFNPYFASSSSGSRSEEDEEAILNAAAMILFSPEAERYDGPLIKIPCRNSDMPGWKWVQELITGYPLRILENCRITVDNFMRLCDVLVGNNYVPQNPHTHVSIEESLAMTLVMLSHSTQTRVVAERFQHSTETIHRNVAEALLGLCRFAQRIIKPKQSDEVHPKIRYSSKYYPWFKDCVGALDGTHIPATVLVNEQMAYTNRHGTQSQNVLALYSMPFILFPAVELHHVSSFPDLPENVDR from the exons ATGGCAAACTTCAACCCGTACTTCGCTTCCTCCTCTTCTGGCTCACGCTCTGAAGAAGACGAAGAGGCTATTCTCAATGCTGCAGCTATGATACTTTTTTCGCCGGAAGCCGAACGTTACGATGGACCTCTAATTAAAATACCTTGCCGCAATTCTGACATGCCTGGTTGGAAGTGGGTTCAAGAGCTAATAACAGGTTACCCACTACGTATTTTGGAGAATTGCCGAATCACAGTAGATAATTTTATGCGGCTTTGTGATGTTCTAGTAGGCAATAACTACGTACCTCAGAATCCACACACGCATGTCTCAATTGAGGAATCGCTAGCCATGACTTTAGTTATGCTAAGTCACAGCACGCAAACTCGTGTAGTAGCTGAAAGATTTCAACATTCAACGGAAACCATTCATAGAAATGTAGCAGAAGCGCTGTTGGGGTTATGTCGATTTGCACAAAGGATTATTAAACCAAAACAAAGTGACGAAGTACATCCAAAAATAAGATATAGCAGCAAGTATTATCCTTGGTTCAAG GATTGTGTGGGTGCTTTGGACGGCACACATATCCCTGCTACAGTTTTGGTGAACGAGCAGATGGCCTACACAAATAGGCATGGGACTCAAAGCCAGAATGTGTTAGCT TTGTACAGCATGCCATTCATCTTGTTTCCTGCCGTTGAACTGCATCATGTTTCTAGCTTTCCAGATTTGCCAGAGAATGTTGATCGTTAA